One Corynebacterium appendicis CIP 107643 DNA window includes the following coding sequences:
- the rpoZ gene encoding DNA-directed RNA polymerase subunit omega, protein MSNVTNDLANSAETADVNEQVYDTPEGITAPPIDELLTKVSSKYALVIFAAKRARQINSYYQEQDEGVFEFIGPLVTPQPGEKPLSIALREIEHGLLEHEEGQ, encoded by the coding sequence GTGAGCAACGTGACCAACGATCTTGCTAATTCGGCGGAGACCGCCGACGTCAACGAGCAGGTGTACGACACACCCGAAGGCATCACGGCCCCGCCTATTGACGAGCTGCTGACCAAGGTCTCCTCCAAGTACGCCCTGGTGATCTTCGCGGCCAAGCGTGCCCGCCAGATCAACAGCTACTACCAGGAGCAGGACGAGGGCGTGTTCGAGTTCATCGGCCCCCTTGTCACCCCGCAGCCGGGCGAGAAGCCGCTGTCCATCGCCCTCCGCGAGATCGAGCACGGTCTCCTGGAGCACGAGGAAGGCCAGTAA
- the fmt gene encoding methionyl-tRNA formyltransferase: MRLVFAGTPEPAVVALEKLIASEHEVVAVLTRPDAKKGRGRTLHPSPVKALAQEHGIEVLTPEKLKGNEKIKEKLEALAPDAIPVVAYGNLIPEDFLSIPTHGWINLHFSLLPRWRGAAPVQAGILHGDEYSGATTFRIDAGLDTGDILLQEPEQIRADDTADDLLTRLAYSGGDLLVRTMDDLATGHASFTPQEGDATYAPKISKDDARIDWSAPSEEVDRAIRAYTPGPGAWTTLDGDRVKIGPVADVADVGELAPGQLEVSKDAVHVGTGTRPVALGSIQPPGKKMMAAADWARGLQNAEGVRFE; this comes from the coding sequence ATGCGTTTGGTTTTCGCGGGCACCCCGGAACCGGCGGTGGTGGCGCTGGAAAAGCTCATTGCTTCGGAGCACGAGGTGGTGGCGGTGCTGACCCGCCCGGACGCCAAGAAGGGGCGTGGGCGCACACTGCACCCTTCGCCGGTCAAGGCGCTGGCGCAGGAGCACGGCATTGAGGTGCTCACTCCAGAGAAGCTCAAGGGTAACGAGAAGATCAAGGAGAAGCTGGAAGCGCTCGCTCCCGACGCGATCCCGGTCGTGGCGTACGGCAACCTGATTCCGGAAGATTTCCTGTCCATTCCCACCCACGGCTGGATCAACCTGCACTTCTCCCTGCTGCCGCGCTGGCGGGGCGCCGCACCCGTGCAGGCGGGTATTTTGCACGGCGACGAATACAGCGGTGCCACGACATTCCGTATCGACGCCGGTCTGGACACCGGCGACATCCTCTTGCAGGAACCCGAGCAGATCCGCGCGGATGACACTGCCGACGACCTGCTCACGCGTCTCGCGTACTCCGGCGGCGACTTGCTCGTGCGCACGATGGACGACCTGGCTACCGGCCACGCGTCCTTCACCCCGCAGGAGGGCGACGCAACGTATGCGCCGAAGATCAGCAAGGACGACGCGCGCATCGATTGGTCTGCTCCGTCGGAAGAGGTTGACCGCGCGATCCGCGCCTACACGCCGGGCCCCGGCGCATGGACCACGCTCGACGGCGACCGCGTCAAAATCGGTCCCGTGGCTGATGTCGCCGACGTCGGCGAGCTCGCCCCAGGCCAGCTCGAGGTGAGCAAGGACGCAGTCCACGTCGGCACCGGCACACGTCCAGTCGCGCTTGGTTCCATCCAGCCGCCGGGAAAGAAGATGATGGCCGCCGCCGACTGGGCGCGGGGTCTACAGAATGCCGAAGGAGTGAGGTTCGAGTGA
- the mihF gene encoding integration host factor, actinobacterial type — translation MALPELTPEQRQEALAKAAEARKQRAELKASLKRGDTNLKDVLAKAESDEIIGKTKVSALLEALPKVGKVKAREIMEELEIAQTRRLRGLGDRQRRALLERFGFGE, via the coding sequence GTGGCCCTTCCCGAACTGACCCCGGAACAGCGCCAGGAAGCTCTCGCTAAGGCTGCGGAAGCACGCAAGCAGCGTGCTGAGCTCAAGGCATCCTTGAAGCGCGGCGACACCAACCTGAAGGACGTCCTCGCCAAGGCTGAGTCCGACGAAATCATCGGCAAGACCAAGGTCTCCGCTCTCCTCGAGGCTCTGCCGAAGGTGGGCAAGGTCAAGGCGCGCGAAATCATGGAGGAGCTCGAGATCGCTCAGACCCGTCGTCTGCGCGGCCTCGGCGACCGTCAGCGTCGCGCTCTGCTCGAGCGCTTCGGCTTCGGGGAATAA
- the def gene encoding peptide deformylase, whose protein sequence is MTVRPIRIFGDPVLNTQATPVELFDESLRTLVRDMLETMDDAGGVGLAANQIGLTKRVFVYDCDGMRGALVNPEWEPVNDLVQIGPEGCLSIPDLQADVARHEIVVARGFDEFGRPVTLRANSLLARCIQHETDHLDGVLFLRRLEPEVRKEAMRMIRGMDWYTAQ, encoded by the coding sequence ATGACCGTCCGCCCCATCAGGATCTTCGGTGATCCGGTACTGAATACGCAAGCAACGCCCGTCGAGCTTTTCGACGAATCGTTGCGCACCCTTGTCCGCGACATGCTCGAGACCATGGACGACGCCGGGGGAGTAGGTCTGGCCGCCAACCAGATCGGTCTGACGAAGAGGGTCTTTGTCTACGACTGCGACGGAATGCGCGGCGCGTTGGTCAACCCGGAGTGGGAGCCTGTCAACGACCTCGTGCAGATCGGGCCGGAAGGCTGCCTGTCCATTCCGGACCTGCAGGCCGATGTGGCCCGGCACGAGATCGTCGTCGCCCGAGGCTTCGATGAATTTGGCCGCCCGGTCACACTGCGCGCCAACAGTCTTCTCGCTCGGTGCATCCAGCACGAGACGGACCACTTGGACGGCGTGTTGTTCCTGCGCCGCCTCGAACCCGAGGTGCGCAAAGAAGCGATGCGGATGATCCGTGGCATGGACTGGTACACGGCGCAGTAA
- the pyrF gene encoding orotidine-5'-phosphate decarboxylase: protein MSAQENTRRNFGNRLVEVGETHGRLCVGIDPHEALLEAWGLSTNVDGLREFSLRCVEAFAGHVALIKPQVAFYERFGSAGFAVLEETLDQLRESDSLVVADAKRGDIGSTMEGYALAWLDQNSPLCCDAVTLTPYLGVGSLAPAIELAGREGRGVFVMSANSNPEAEGFQAQTLSGSGATVAQHMVDECAEFNVDKRARNGESGSAAGHEGHVGHVGVVVGATVKKPPKLDKLNAPVLMPGVGAQGATMEDVARIAGEQAHLVFPNVSRSVLSAGPGIAELREAAKSLVV, encoded by the coding sequence ATGAGTGCGCAGGAGAACACACGCCGTAACTTCGGCAACCGTCTCGTCGAAGTAGGGGAGACTCACGGCCGTTTGTGCGTTGGCATCGACCCTCACGAGGCGCTTCTCGAGGCCTGGGGTCTCAGCACCAATGTCGACGGCCTGCGCGAATTCTCCCTCCGCTGCGTCGAGGCATTTGCGGGGCATGTAGCGCTGATCAAACCGCAGGTCGCTTTCTATGAGCGCTTCGGGTCTGCTGGATTCGCCGTGCTGGAAGAAACACTCGATCAGCTGCGGGAAAGCGACTCTCTGGTCGTCGCCGACGCGAAACGCGGCGATATCGGCTCCACGATGGAGGGCTACGCCCTGGCTTGGCTGGACCAGAATTCACCGCTGTGCTGCGATGCGGTCACGCTCACGCCGTACCTCGGAGTCGGATCCTTGGCTCCCGCCATCGAGCTGGCCGGTAGGGAAGGGCGCGGCGTGTTCGTCATGTCCGCCAATTCCAACCCGGAGGCCGAAGGCTTCCAGGCGCAGACACTCAGCGGAAGCGGTGCCACTGTGGCGCAGCACATGGTGGACGAATGCGCTGAGTTCAACGTCGATAAGCGTGCTCGCAACGGGGAGTCCGGCTCCGCGGCCGGGCACGAAGGACATGTCGGGCATGTCGGCGTTGTCGTGGGAGCAACGGTGAAGAAGCCTCCCAAGCTGGACAAACTCAACGCTCCGGTGCTCATGCCGGGCGTCGGCGCGCAGGGCGCGACCATGGAGGATGTCGCACGGATCGCCGGTGAACAGGCGCACCTTGTCTTCCCGAATGTGTCCCGCTCTGTGCTGTCGGCCGGACCCGGTATCGCTGAGCTGCGCGAAGCTGCGAAATCGCTGGTAGTTTAG
- a CDS encoding primosomal protein N': MSHSPNSTPAAVNPIARVLPLLGLPHLDRGFDYLVTESQSDDAQPGVKVRIRFGGRLVDALVLERLAQSDHDGKLRFIERVVSPEVVYPERMRELVDALANRYAGTRSDIIRSAIPARHVKAEATDTSTLWEDLGKVEEPDLSGWSAYAHGESFVDAVVAGTVARAAWQMAPGDDWTESLSALATKVAADGGGVLIVVPDQTDVDRMDAALRKVVGPRQITTLTASLGPQARYSRFLSILHGQGRLVVGTRSAAFAPVENLRLAVVMFDGDDSLVDPRAPYTHAREVLTTRSAVEKCSLIIGGHARTAETQLLVESGWMHDLVAPRTTLRTRSPHIHAAGDSDFELERDPRAGAARLPSTAFEAARRALAADKPVLFQVPRAGYVQSLACGNCRTPARCRVCNGPLGLPSGKEAAVPTCRWCGRMDSSFVCANCGSHRLRAVVVGTQRTAEELGRAFAPQKVIASWGDRIHTEVDDEPAIVVATPGAEPHVAGGGAYGAAILLDTWALLGRPDLRAAEETMAKWMAAATLVAPHSKGGEVAVVADPALPVVQYLIRWDAAGHAAAELAQRREVRFPPAVHMAAVDSPRESLTDFLEHIDLPTEVDILGPVDLPAGVDLPGEWDRRTAGQAQRVLIRTPLSSRTALGKALRAAAVNRATRKQDLPLRIQVNPMHIG; encoded by the coding sequence ATGTCTCATAGCCCCAACAGCACGCCAGCTGCGGTCAACCCGATCGCGCGTGTTCTGCCGTTGTTGGGGCTCCCTCACTTGGACCGCGGCTTCGATTACCTGGTGACGGAGAGCCAGTCGGATGATGCGCAGCCGGGGGTGAAGGTGCGCATACGTTTCGGGGGCCGGTTGGTGGACGCCCTGGTGCTCGAGCGCCTGGCCCAATCGGACCACGACGGAAAACTGCGATTCATTGAGCGCGTGGTCTCGCCCGAGGTCGTCTACCCGGAACGAATGCGTGAACTCGTCGACGCTTTGGCCAACAGGTACGCGGGAACGCGCTCCGACATCATCCGCTCCGCCATTCCTGCGCGCCACGTCAAAGCTGAAGCCACGGACACCTCCACGCTGTGGGAGGACCTCGGCAAGGTCGAGGAACCTGACCTATCCGGCTGGAGTGCTTACGCGCACGGCGAGTCTTTCGTCGATGCCGTCGTCGCGGGGACGGTGGCGCGCGCGGCGTGGCAAATGGCACCCGGCGACGACTGGACCGAGTCGCTGTCAGCCCTGGCAACCAAGGTCGCAGCTGACGGCGGAGGAGTTCTCATCGTCGTGCCCGACCAGACAGATGTAGACCGGATGGACGCCGCATTACGCAAGGTCGTCGGCCCGCGGCAGATCACCACGTTGACTGCGTCTCTGGGCCCGCAGGCACGGTACAGCCGTTTCCTTTCGATTCTCCACGGCCAGGGGCGCCTTGTCGTGGGGACTCGTTCGGCTGCCTTCGCGCCGGTGGAGAACCTCCGTCTGGCAGTGGTCATGTTCGACGGCGATGATTCACTCGTCGATCCGCGTGCCCCGTACACGCATGCGCGGGAGGTGCTGACCACGAGGTCGGCCGTCGAAAAGTGTTCGCTCATCATCGGCGGGCACGCACGCACCGCGGAAACGCAGCTGCTCGTCGAGTCTGGCTGGATGCACGACCTCGTTGCCCCGCGGACGACGTTGCGGACACGCTCGCCGCACATTCATGCTGCCGGAGACAGCGATTTCGAACTGGAGCGGGATCCCCGCGCCGGTGCCGCTCGCCTTCCGTCCACCGCATTCGAGGCGGCCCGGCGCGCGCTCGCGGCGGATAAGCCGGTGCTTTTCCAAGTCCCGCGCGCCGGATACGTCCAGTCGTTGGCGTGCGGAAACTGCCGCACTCCGGCGCGCTGCCGCGTCTGCAACGGCCCGCTCGGCTTGCCGTCGGGCAAGGAAGCGGCGGTACCGACGTGCCGCTGGTGCGGGCGCATGGACAGCTCGTTCGTGTGCGCGAACTGCGGTTCCCACCGTCTTCGCGCAGTGGTGGTGGGCACCCAACGCACGGCAGAAGAACTCGGCCGTGCATTTGCGCCGCAGAAAGTCATCGCGTCCTGGGGCGATCGGATCCACACTGAGGTGGATGATGAACCCGCGATCGTGGTGGCCACCCCGGGAGCAGAGCCACATGTGGCGGGCGGTGGCGCGTACGGCGCGGCGATCCTCCTCGACACGTGGGCGCTGCTCGGACGCCCGGATCTGCGCGCGGCGGAAGAGACCATGGCGAAGTGGATGGCGGCTGCCACGCTCGTCGCGCCGCACAGCAAGGGCGGGGAAGTGGCCGTGGTCGCTGATCCGGCTTTGCCCGTGGTGCAGTACCTGATCCGCTGGGATGCTGCTGGCCATGCGGCGGCGGAGCTCGCCCAGCGCCGCGAGGTGCGGTTCCCGCCAGCGGTGCACATGGCTGCTGTGGACAGTCCGCGCGAATCGCTTACCGATTTCTTGGAGCACATCGACCTTCCAACAGAGGTGGACATCCTCGGCCCCGTTGACCTTCCCGCCGGGGTTGATTTGCCCGGGGAATGGGACCGGCGCACCGCGGGACAGGCCCAGCGCGTGCTCATCCGCACACCTCTTTCCTCCCGCACGGCACTGGGCAAAGCTCTGCGCGCCGCGGCGGTCAACCGCGCCACGCGCAAGCAGGACTTACCGCTGCGCATCCAGGTCAACCCCATGCATATCGGCTAA
- the coaBC gene encoding bifunctional phosphopantothenoylcysteine decarboxylase/phosphopantothenate--cysteine ligase CoaBC, producing the protein MSPEPSENTKTPRNVVVGVAGGIAAYKACHLIREFTEGGDNVRVVPTPAALNFVGAATFEALSGNPVDTGVFSRVDEVQHVRVGKDADLIVIAPATADTIARIAAGRADDLLTATALVATCPVVLAPAMHTEMWENPATQDNVETLRRRGIVVLEPAHGRLTGTDTGPGRMLEAAQIAEMARTVLETGPFGLSLQGKKVVISAGGTQENIDPVRYIGNRSSGRQGFALADIAAHRGADVTVVAGDTDALDTPPGAEIVKVRSTRDMKKAVDRAAENADFVIMAAAVSDYRPENEADSKLKKGESDDALSTLRMVENPDILKGLVDKRNAGETSATIVGFAAETDKPLEYGKAKLERKGADLLMVNSVAGGSVFGELRNSGWLIRADGEVEEIADGPKHVVAARIWDGIEALTSNRQ; encoded by the coding sequence ATGAGCCCAGAGCCCAGTGAGAACACCAAAACGCCCCGCAACGTTGTCGTCGGAGTCGCGGGAGGGATCGCCGCATACAAGGCCTGCCACCTTATCCGGGAGTTCACCGAAGGCGGGGACAATGTCCGCGTCGTTCCCACCCCGGCGGCGCTGAACTTCGTCGGGGCAGCGACATTCGAGGCGCTGTCCGGCAACCCGGTCGACACCGGGGTGTTCTCACGCGTGGACGAAGTGCAGCACGTCCGCGTGGGCAAAGATGCAGACCTCATCGTCATCGCGCCGGCGACCGCGGACACCATCGCGCGTATCGCTGCTGGGCGAGCAGACGACCTGCTGACCGCGACAGCGCTCGTGGCCACCTGCCCGGTGGTGCTGGCGCCAGCCATGCACACGGAGATGTGGGAGAATCCCGCCACGCAGGACAATGTGGAGACCCTGCGCCGCCGCGGCATCGTAGTGCTCGAGCCGGCGCACGGACGATTGACTGGTACAGACACCGGGCCGGGCAGGATGCTCGAAGCCGCGCAGATCGCAGAAATGGCGCGCACTGTGCTTGAAACCGGTCCGTTCGGGCTGTCGTTGCAAGGCAAGAAGGTCGTCATCAGCGCTGGCGGCACGCAGGAGAATATCGACCCGGTGCGCTACATCGGCAACCGTTCCTCCGGCCGCCAAGGATTCGCCCTGGCGGACATCGCCGCGCACCGAGGCGCGGACGTCACCGTCGTTGCCGGCGACACCGACGCGCTGGACACCCCGCCGGGAGCGGAGATCGTGAAGGTGCGCTCCACCCGCGACATGAAGAAGGCGGTGGACCGTGCAGCCGAGAACGCGGACTTCGTCATCATGGCGGCGGCTGTGTCCGACTACCGGCCGGAAAATGAAGCAGACTCGAAACTGAAGAAGGGAGAGTCCGACGACGCACTGTCCACTCTGCGCATGGTGGAAAACCCGGACATTCTCAAAGGCCTCGTCGATAAGCGCAATGCGGGCGAAACATCCGCGACGATCGTGGGCTTCGCCGCGGAGACGGACAAACCGCTCGAATACGGCAAGGCGAAGTTGGAGCGTAAGGGAGCAGACTTGCTCATGGTCAATTCCGTGGCCGGCGGCTCCGTGTTCGGCGAACTGCGCAACAGCGGCTGGTTGATCCGTGCCGACGGCGAAGTCGAAGAGATCGCTGATGGTCCGAAGCATGTCGTAGCTGCGCGGATCTGGGACGGCATTGAGGCGCTGACTTCAAACAGACAGTGA
- a CDS encoding DUF3558 family protein: MSSLFLSASTTTNTGDIHRTGGTEEMGMSRRTTDSWGTTESARAFFAASGAVLVAVLAGCSSGGSLLVNPAPALNSAVAETHAPANAPQRDTTDPTDSSESTSTRQDAPPAFHFESGDVVLGDFVYEDVKGNIFNPCEEISAEEFAAIGFETDGAVLNRRVEEINGCALYPAGSDSDGTVLVTGGSANLAEVSQQGAIAVADVSDIVPGAYTYSPKPEDTDLCFASVDTERGQISMATFARGTTHSFTDLCLGAIQHLENLYQLK; the protein is encoded by the coding sequence ATGTCATCCTTGTTCCTGTCGGCCAGCACCACTACGAACACAGGCGACATCCACCGCACTGGGGGGACGGAGGAAATGGGAATGTCACGGCGCACGACGGATAGTTGGGGGACTACCGAGTCCGCCCGCGCATTCTTTGCCGCATCGGGGGCTGTGTTGGTAGCGGTGCTGGCCGGCTGCTCGTCGGGAGGATCCCTTCTGGTGAATCCCGCACCCGCTCTCAATTCCGCCGTCGCCGAAACCCATGCCCCGGCTAATGCGCCACAGCGTGACACGACAGATCCTACTGATTCCTCCGAATCCACGAGCACCCGTCAGGACGCCCCACCCGCCTTCCACTTTGAAAGCGGCGACGTCGTTCTCGGCGACTTCGTCTACGAAGACGTCAAGGGAAACATCTTCAACCCCTGCGAGGAGATCTCCGCTGAGGAGTTTGCCGCGATTGGGTTTGAGACGGATGGAGCCGTGCTAAATCGGCGCGTCGAAGAGATAAATGGATGTGCTCTTTATCCTGCGGGTTCCGACTCCGATGGGACCGTTCTAGTTACCGGGGGCTCGGCGAACTTGGCAGAGGTATCTCAGCAGGGCGCTATAGCGGTGGCAGATGTTTCGGACATCGTTCCGGGGGCCTACACCTACAGCCCGAAACCTGAGGACACGGATCTGTGCTTCGCTTCGGTGGATACGGAGCGCGGACAAATCTCAATGGCGACTTTTGCGAGGGGAACAACGCACTCGTTCACGGATCTTTGCTTAGGCGCAATTCAACACTTGGAAAATCTTTATCAACTTAAATAG
- the gmk gene encoding guanylate kinase, whose protein sequence is MTNVNGKGRLVVLAGPSAVGKSTVVQRLRKEVEDLYFSVSMTTRDPRPGEVDGKDYFFVSPKSFQDRIDAGEMLEWADIHGGLQRSGTPAAPVREALDAGRPVLVEVDLAGARNIKEIMPEAVTVFLAPPSWEVLVERLTGRATETEDVIARRLQTARAELAAQDEFDDVIVNNDLDEAVQGISDILLCVQRPNNE, encoded by the coding sequence GTGACAAACGTGAATGGGAAGGGCCGGCTGGTTGTTCTGGCTGGCCCTTCCGCCGTTGGTAAGTCGACGGTGGTCCAGCGTCTCCGCAAGGAAGTGGAGGACCTGTACTTTTCCGTCTCCATGACCACGCGCGACCCGCGTCCGGGCGAAGTGGACGGCAAGGATTATTTCTTTGTGTCCCCAAAGTCTTTCCAGGATCGGATCGACGCGGGCGAAATGCTCGAGTGGGCTGACATTCACGGTGGCCTGCAGCGTTCCGGAACTCCCGCCGCACCCGTGCGGGAAGCCCTTGATGCTGGTCGCCCGGTCTTGGTCGAGGTCGACCTGGCTGGTGCCCGCAATATCAAGGAGATCATGCCGGAGGCCGTCACGGTATTCCTCGCCCCGCCGTCGTGGGAGGTGCTCGTTGAGCGCCTCACCGGCCGCGCGACGGAGACCGAGGACGTGATCGCGCGTCGTCTCCAAACGGCCCGTGCCGAGCTCGCCGCTCAGGACGAGTTCGACGATGTCATTGTCAACAACGATCTGGATGAGGCTGTGCAGGGGATTAGTGATATCCTCTTGTGCGTCCAGCGTCCAAACAACGAATAG
- a CDS encoding polysaccharide deacetylase family protein — MKRSLIASSLALITSALLASAAVAGPLSANLGPSLEPDPVALSSEASQNITSGVQNGMHQAYNALPPEMKKAVPDELRPVQHTPHPRTQPLHQGAPMCFDHNGRKKSAPEAPPACTNTVAITYDDGPSPETTPRLLDILKSKDAKATFFAIGSNADAFPDILQRERDEDHLVANHSYNHPQLNAISDDRIGRELDETSRAIESALGSKPHWMRPPYGATNDRVAAVSGERDMALALWDVDTADWQNRNADITCRNAVDNAQAGSIILMHDIHPSTVDAAACIIDGLRAKGLRPVTLDEMVQPTPGHTYTRAQ; from the coding sequence GTGAAACGCTCCCTCATTGCTTCTTCGTTGGCTCTGATCACCTCTGCCCTTCTGGCTAGCGCCGCAGTAGCCGGGCCGCTGTCGGCTAATCTGGGCCCGTCGCTGGAACCAGATCCTGTCGCGCTAAGTTCGGAGGCATCCCAGAACATCACCTCCGGCGTGCAAAACGGCATGCACCAGGCCTACAACGCGCTACCTCCCGAGATGAAGAAGGCAGTGCCGGACGAGCTGCGCCCCGTCCAGCACACTCCCCACCCGCGCACGCAGCCGCTGCACCAGGGTGCCCCCATGTGCTTCGACCACAACGGCCGCAAGAAATCCGCGCCGGAAGCGCCTCCCGCCTGTACAAACACCGTCGCCATCACCTACGACGACGGCCCGTCGCCGGAAACCACCCCACGTCTGCTCGACATCCTGAAGAGCAAGGACGCTAAGGCCACTTTCTTCGCCATCGGCAGCAATGCCGACGCATTCCCCGACATTCTCCAGCGCGAGCGCGACGAGGATCACCTGGTGGCCAACCACTCGTACAACCACCCGCAGCTGAACGCGATCTCTGACGACCGCATCGGCCGCGAGCTTGACGAGACCAGCCGCGCGATAGAGTCGGCGCTGGGCTCCAAGCCGCATTGGATGCGCCCGCCCTACGGCGCGACGAACGACCGCGTTGCCGCCGTCTCCGGCGAGCGCGACATGGCGCTGGCTCTCTGGGACGTGGATACCGCCGACTGGCAGAACCGCAACGCGGACATCACCTGCCGCAACGCCGTAGATAACGCCCAAGCCGGCTCAATCATCCTCATGCACGACATCCACCCCAGCACTGTGGACGCCGCCGCCTGCATCATCGATGGTCTCCGCGCAAAGGGCCTGCGCCCAGTGACACTGGACGAGATGGTTCAGCCGACTCCGGGTCACACCTACACCCGGGCCCAGTAG
- the metK gene encoding methionine adenosyltransferase, translated as MTDPFYRLFTSESVTEGHPDKICDAISDTILDDMLAQDPLSRVAVETMVTTGQVHVVGEVTTKAYSNIAKLVRDKLVEIGFISSEVGFDGRTCGVNISIGDQSAEISDGVTDSLEVRSNTSTGEEDQSGAGDQGLMFGYATDETPEFMPLPISTAHRLSRRLTQVRKDGTVRGLRPDGKTQVTFAYDGDTPVYLDTVVISTQHDPDFTGVELEAALREHVLEWVLEDAGLKQYYTPDTKLLVNPSGSFVLGGPMGDAGLTGRKIIVDTYGGMARHGGGAFSGKDPSKVDRSAAYAMRWVAKNIVAAGLAKRVEVQVAYAIGRATPVGLYVETFGTAAEGQTDETIQQAVEKVFDLRPTAIIRELDLLRPIYSDSAAYGHFGRTDVDFPWEALDKVDDLKSAAGL; from the coding sequence ATGACTGACCCCTTCTACCGCCTCTTCACCAGTGAATCCGTCACCGAAGGGCACCCGGACAAAATCTGCGATGCCATCTCCGACACCATCCTGGACGACATGCTCGCCCAGGATCCGCTGTCGCGTGTGGCCGTGGAAACGATGGTGACCACCGGACAGGTTCACGTTGTCGGCGAGGTGACCACGAAGGCGTACTCGAATATCGCAAAGCTCGTGCGAGACAAGCTCGTCGAGATCGGGTTCATCTCCTCCGAGGTCGGCTTCGACGGCCGCACCTGCGGAGTGAATATCTCCATCGGCGACCAGTCCGCCGAGATTTCCGACGGTGTCACCGACTCGCTCGAGGTGCGCTCGAACACCTCCACCGGGGAAGAGGACCAGTCCGGTGCAGGCGACCAGGGCCTCATGTTCGGTTACGCCACCGACGAGACCCCGGAATTCATGCCGCTTCCGATCTCCACCGCTCACCGCCTTTCGCGCCGCTTGACACAGGTGCGTAAGGACGGCACCGTCCGTGGCCTCCGCCCGGACGGCAAGACCCAGGTGACCTTTGCTTACGACGGTGACACCCCGGTGTATCTCGACACCGTGGTCATCTCCACCCAGCACGACCCGGACTTCACCGGTGTGGAGCTCGAGGCGGCCCTGCGCGAGCACGTGCTGGAGTGGGTGCTTGAGGATGCGGGCCTGAAACAGTACTACACACCGGACACTAAGCTACTGGTCAACCCGTCCGGCTCCTTTGTTCTCGGCGGCCCGATGGGCGATGCCGGCCTGACCGGCCGCAAGATCATCGTGGACACCTACGGCGGCATGGCCCGCCACGGCGGCGGTGCCTTCTCCGGCAAGGACCCGTCAAAGGTCGACCGCTCCGCCGCGTACGCGATGCGCTGGGTGGCGAAGAATATCGTCGCCGCCGGCCTGGCCAAGCGTGTCGAGGTCCAGGTCGCCTACGCCATTGGCCGCGCGACGCCGGTGGGCCTGTACGTGGAGACCTTCGGCACTGCCGCTGAGGGCCAGACCGACGAGACGATCCAGCAGGCGGTGGAGAAGGTCTTCGACCTGCGCCCGACGGCGATCATCCGCGAGTTGGATCTGCTCCGCCCGATCTACTCGGACTCGGCCGCCTACGGCCACTTCGGCCGCACTGACGTGGACTTCCCGTGGGAGGCGCTGGACAAGGTCGACGACCTGAAGTCGGCTGCCGGGCTCTAA